Proteins encoded together in one Polaribacter reichenbachii window:
- a CDS encoding tyrosine-type recombinase/integrase, whose product MASINFLYRSTKDKANLNLRLLYRYNAKDYVFGAKTKVEVSKYYWSKQHKNKSKDIEITNLQTEINNELNKIENHVLKAFNSVNPESITKDWLTSQLDYYYNPPTEDKAIPKDLINYIDFYIEYRKHEIKKRTKSKFTVIKHKLERLESFRKKQILIADVNDSFKNEFVSYCKSESYAQNTIQRELAIIKTFCKHARFVGIETHPQLDSLMLEKEKVAKIYLSFEDLTKIENISKDKLTDSLDNAKDWLIISCYTGQRISDFMRFTKEQIRIENGKHLIEFTQQKTDKTMTVPLHPKVLEILHKRNGSFPYKISDQKYNDFIKDVCELAEINEPTKGSKMVETQKGSKIFRKQSGTYKKHELVTSHIGRRSFATNFYGTIPTTYLIYITGHSTEAMFLNYIGKSNKDLALEITKYF is encoded by the coding sequence ATGGCTTCAATTAATTTCTTATATCGTTCAACTAAAGACAAAGCAAACTTAAATTTAAGGCTTTTATACAGGTATAATGCTAAAGACTATGTTTTCGGAGCAAAAACAAAAGTTGAGGTTTCAAAATATTATTGGAGCAAACAACATAAAAATAAATCTAAAGATATTGAGATTACAAACTTACAAACTGAAATAAACAACGAACTCAACAAAATAGAAAATCACGTTTTAAAAGCTTTTAATTCTGTAAACCCTGAAAGCATTACAAAAGACTGGTTAACGTCTCAATTAGATTATTATTACAACCCACCGACTGAAGACAAAGCAATTCCTAAAGATTTAATCAATTATATTGATTTTTATATTGAGTACCGTAAACACGAAATCAAAAAAAGAACTAAAAGTAAGTTTACAGTTATCAAACATAAACTGGAACGCCTTGAAAGTTTCAGAAAAAAACAAATACTTATTGCAGATGTAAACGATAGTTTTAAAAATGAATTTGTTTCTTACTGTAAAAGCGAATCATACGCACAAAATACAATACAAAGAGAATTAGCAATAATAAAAACGTTTTGTAAACACGCTCGATTTGTAGGTATTGAAACGCATCCGCAGTTGGATAGTTTAATGTTAGAAAAAGAAAAAGTAGCTAAAATTTACCTATCATTTGAAGACTTAACTAAAATTGAAAACATCAGTAAAGATAAATTAACAGATAGTTTAGACAACGCCAAAGACTGGTTAATTATTAGTTGTTATACAGGGCAAAGAATTTCAGATTTTATGAGGTTTACCAAAGAACAAATAAGAATTGAAAACGGTAAACATTTAATCGAATTTACTCAACAAAAAACTGATAAAACTATGACAGTACCATTGCACCCAAAGGTTTTAGAAATACTTCATAAAAGAAACGGCTCGTTTCCTTATAAAATATCAGACCAAAAGTATAATGACTTTATAAAAGATGTTTGCGAACTGGCAGAAATAAACGAACCAACTAAAGGCAGTAAAATGGTTGAAACCCAAAAAGGTAGTAAAATTTTTAGAAAGCAATCAGGAACTTACAAAAAACACGAACTGGTTACCTCGCATATTGGCAGACGTAGTTTTGCAACCAATTTTTACGGTACAATACCAACAACCTATTTAATTTATATTACAGGACATAGTACTGAAGCAATGTTTTTAAACTACATAGGCAAAAGCAATAAAGATTTAGCTCTCGAGATAACTAAATATTTTTAA
- a CDS encoding glycosyltransferase family 2 protein: MKYKIPISVVMPCYNREAYVAEAIESILAQTYNFFEFIIVNDGSTDNTELEIKKYKDPRIKYIKCSINKGNYVARNIGMKAAEGKYICVMDSDDISLPNRLELQYNFLETHLNVGCLGGAFEIMVQKNKEKKIIKYPLTYKDIKSWLLKSCFIRHPTAMFRTHLLKKHNLYYNENYRYASDYGFFVKAAQLFPVRNLEEVILKYRSHSNQISTDKSVEQVKIADIFRKDQLTQFKLNPTTKEIDLHLRLIKEKYLNDNDLDLCEDWCNKLLETNKKLKLFNNKSLYNLLKYSLQMAIRNNSLGTWSIEKDMLSFIDKTISKGESILEFGSGLGTEALLEKYKVTSIEHDENFNINRGENHDIILAPIEKNWYTKHSVKKALNIDYDLIIVDGPPGNLRAGILQNIDLFKSIKTPIIFDDIDREIDKETMESFCNKLNYNYKIITGNKKKFAYCTKIGTSKK, encoded by the coding sequence ATGAAATACAAAATACCAATTTCAGTAGTTATGCCTTGTTATAACAGAGAAGCTTATGTTGCCGAGGCTATAGAAAGTATTCTTGCACAAACCTATAATTTTTTTGAATTTATAATTGTTAATGATGGTTCAACAGATAATACAGAACTTGAAATAAAAAAATACAAAGACCCTAGAATTAAATATATTAAATGTTCAATAAACAAAGGGAATTATGTAGCTAGAAATATTGGCATGAAAGCGGCTGAAGGAAAATACATTTGCGTTATGGACTCTGATGATATTTCTCTACCTAATCGTTTGGAGTTGCAATATAATTTTTTAGAGACTCATTTAAATGTTGGATGTTTAGGAGGGGCTTTTGAGATTATGGTTCAAAAGAATAAAGAAAAGAAAATAATTAAATACCCATTAACTTATAAAGATATAAAATCTTGGCTTTTAAAAAGTTGTTTTATACGCCATCCAACTGCCATGTTTAGAACTCACTTATTAAAAAAACATAATCTTTATTATAATGAAAATTATAGATATGCGAGTGATTATGGTTTTTTTGTAAAAGCTGCCCAATTATTTCCTGTTAGGAATTTAGAAGAGGTAATATTAAAATACAGATCACATTCAAACCAAATATCTACTGATAAATCCGTTGAACAAGTTAAAATTGCTGATATTTTCCGAAAGGACCAATTAACTCAATTTAAGTTAAATCCAACAACAAAGGAAATTGATCTACATTTAAGGTTAATAAAAGAAAAGTATCTAAATGATAATGATTTAGATTTATGTGAAGATTGGTGTAATAAACTACTTGAAACTAATAAGAAGCTAAAATTATTTAATAATAAATCACTATATAATTTATTAAAATACTCTTTACAAATGGCTATAAGAAATAATTCTTTAGGAACTTGGTCTATTGAAAAAGACATGTTGAGTTTTATTGATAAAACTATATCGAAAGGTGAATCAATTCTTGAGTTTGGTTCTGGTTTAGGAACTGAGGCTTTATTAGAAAAATATAAAGTAACAAGTATAGAACATGATGAGAATTTCAATATTAATAGAGGAGAGAATCATGATATTATATTGGCTCCCATTGAAAAAAACTGGTATACAAAACATAGTGTTAAAAAAGCACTAAATATAGATTATGATCTTATTATTGTTGACGGTCCTCCTGGAAATTTACGCGCTGGTATATTGCAAAATATAGATTTATTTAAATCAATTAAAACACCTATTATTTTTGATGACATTGATAGGGAAATTGACAAAGAGACTATGGAGTCTTTTTGTAACAAATTAAATTATAATTATAAAATAATAACTGGAAATAAAAAGAAATTTGCTTATTGTACAAAGATTGGTACTTCTAAAAAGTAA
- a CDS encoding HlyD family secretion protein, whose product MPKKEKKDNLDLRSEEVQEILSNPPVWIVRWGITLIFMFVCIIISLSFMIKYPDFVTAKVLVTTKQPTEKIISRYSGQLEKIFIKNRDTVTINQKLAVIKNTANFNDVYLLKSILDSLPFNIKTFKFPFDKTAYLILGDISTAYFSFEKSYIDYYLLKDLDPYKNQLNGNKVSLKELRNRLKSQVNQKKLLEQEYKLKQTDFERDENLFKKGVISQREYELKQLSFIQMQKNISAMAISISQMTEAISSANQTLKNTRINEQEDNSKFLKNLIQSYDLLKEAIRNWEYNYVLTSSINGVVSFQDYWGENQFVNSGNIVFSILPSDTSKLVGKLLIPAQNAGKVIVGQKVFIKLDNFPYQQYGMLIGKVTNFSISPNSEDNYTVFISLPNGTETSYNKNFKFTQELLGNAEIITENLSVAERMFYKFKDIFKY is encoded by the coding sequence ATGCCTAAAAAAGAGAAAAAAGATAATTTAGATTTAAGATCTGAAGAAGTACAAGAAATTTTATCAAATCCGCCTGTATGGATTGTTCGTTGGGGTATTACACTTATTTTCATGTTTGTTTGTATCATTATTTCTCTTTCTTTCATGATTAAATATCCAGACTTTGTTACTGCAAAAGTATTGGTAACAACAAAACAACCTACAGAAAAAATAATTTCTAGATATTCTGGACAGCTCGAGAAAATTTTTATTAAAAATCGAGATACTGTAACTATAAATCAAAAATTGGCAGTTATAAAAAACACGGCTAACTTTAATGATGTATACTTATTAAAAAGTATTCTTGATTCACTTCCTTTTAATATTAAAACATTTAAGTTTCCTTTTGACAAAACTGCTTACTTAATATTAGGTGATATTAGTACAGCTTATTTTAGTTTTGAAAAAAGTTATATAGATTACTACTTATTAAAAGATTTAGATCCTTATAAAAATCAACTAAATGGGAATAAAGTTTCACTTAAAGAATTGAGGAACAGGCTAAAAAGCCAAGTAAATCAAAAAAAATTACTAGAACAAGAATACAAGCTAAAACAAACAGATTTTGAACGAGATGAAAACTTATTTAAAAAAGGAGTTATTTCTCAAAGAGAATATGAATTAAAGCAGTTGAGTTTTATACAAATGCAAAAGAACATAAGTGCCATGGCAATCTCTATTTCTCAAATGACTGAAGCTATTTCTTCTGCTAATCAAACATTAAAAAATACACGTATTAATGAACAAGAAGACAATAGTAAATTCTTAAAAAACTTAATACAATCTTATGACCTACTTAAAGAAGCTATACGGAATTGGGAATATAATTACGTGTTAACTTCATCAATCAATGGAGTCGTTAGTTTTCAAGATTATTGGGGGGAAAACCAATTTGTAAACTCAGGAAATATTGTTTTTTCAATCTTACCTTCAGATACTTCTAAATTGGTTGGCAAACTTCTTATACCTGCTCAAAATGCTGGAAAAGTAATTGTAGGCCAAAAAGTTTTTATAAAACTAGATAATTTTCCTTATCAACAATATGGTATGTTAATTGGCAAGGTTACTAATTTTTCTATTTCACCAAATTCTGAAGATAATTATACTGTTTTTATTTCTTTACCCAACGGAACTGAAACCTCTTATAATAAAAATTTTAAATTTACTCAAGAGCTTTTAGGAAATGCAGAAATTATTACCGAAAACCTTAGTGTTGCCGAACGCATGTTTTATAAGTTTAAAGATATTTTTAAATATTAA
- a CDS encoding peptidase domain-containing ABC transporter: MKKNFPFYKQPDSKDCGPTCLRIIAKHYGKLVSLQDIRDLSETTRIGSNLLKLSDAAETIGFKSLGVKIDFKKLKEAPLPLIVHWNKNHFVVVYKIKKDVVYISDPSYGLITYTKKEFISRWIGHNANTETKQGIALLLEITPKFKQLNWEEADKKSFRFLFQYLFKYKKLLLQLIIGLIVGSMLQLIFPFLTQSIVDVGIQNQDISFIYMVLIAQVMLFIGQTSVDVFRSWILLHLSTRINISLVSDFFIKLMNLPIAYFDTRMTGDIMQRINDHSRIERLLTGSTLNTLFSMVNLFVFGAVLIYYSTSIFFIFAVGSIIYILWILFFLKRRKELDYKRFSQMSQEQSTVMELINGMQEIKMNNAEKQKRWKWEYVQARLFKISMQSLALEQTQGVGSSFINQSKNILITFTSALLVIEGNITLGMMLSIQYIIGQLNAPISQLVGFIQSTQDAKISLERLGEIHDKEDEESKDKHLVSTIKPNQSLNINNITYRYLGSDENVIKGINMQIPANKITAIVGASGSGKTTLMKILLKFYDIDKGSIMYGEHYLNAISHKSWRANCGVVMQEGYIFNDTIAYNIAIGEDSIDQERLIEAVKVANIYDFIQSLPLGFNTKIGNEGVGVSTGQKQRLFIARAVYKSPELLFFDEATSALDAKNERIIMENLNNFFKNKTVIIIAHRLSTVKNADQIIVIDDGKVKESGKHRELIEQQGTYYSLVKNQLELEKLSTDNDA, encoded by the coding sequence TTGAAAAAAAACTTCCCTTTTTACAAACAACCTGATAGTAAAGATTGTGGTCCTACTTGTTTACGTATTATAGCAAAACACTACGGCAAACTAGTTTCTTTACAAGATATTAGAGACCTTTCTGAAACCACAAGAATAGGAAGTAATTTATTAAAACTAAGTGACGCTGCTGAAACAATCGGTTTTAAATCTCTTGGCGTAAAAATTGATTTTAAAAAATTAAAAGAGGCTCCTTTACCATTAATTGTACATTGGAATAAAAACCATTTTGTAGTAGTTTATAAGATAAAAAAAGATGTAGTTTACATTTCAGATCCTTCTTATGGTCTTATTACTTACACAAAAAAAGAATTTATCTCTCGTTGGATAGGACATAACGCTAACACAGAAACAAAGCAAGGTATAGCCTTATTATTAGAAATTACACCTAAATTTAAACAACTTAATTGGGAGGAAGCAGATAAGAAATCTTTTCGCTTTTTGTTTCAGTATTTGTTTAAATATAAAAAATTACTTCTACAGCTTATTATTGGTTTAATTGTTGGAAGTATGCTGCAACTTATCTTTCCTTTTTTAACACAAAGTATTGTAGATGTAGGGATCCAAAACCAAGATATTAGCTTTATCTATATGGTATTAATAGCACAAGTTATGCTTTTTATTGGACAAACTAGTGTAGATGTTTTTAGGAGTTGGATCTTATTACATTTAAGCACCCGAATTAATATTTCTTTAGTTTCAGATTTTTTTATAAAATTAATGAATCTACCAATCGCTTATTTCGATACTCGAATGACAGGTGACATTATGCAACGAATTAATGACCATAGCCGTATAGAAAGATTGCTAACGGGTTCTACTTTAAATACGTTATTTTCTATGGTAAACCTATTTGTATTTGGTGCCGTATTAATTTATTATAGTACTTCAATCTTTTTCATTTTTGCAGTTGGTAGCATTATTTATATACTCTGGATTTTATTTTTCTTAAAACGTAGAAAAGAATTAGACTACAAGCGTTTTTCTCAAATGAGCCAAGAACAAAGTACCGTTATGGAACTTATTAATGGTATGCAGGAAATAAAAATGAACAATGCCGAAAAACAAAAACGTTGGAAATGGGAATATGTACAGGCAAGATTATTTAAAATTTCTATGCAAAGTTTGGCTTTGGAACAAACACAAGGTGTAGGTTCATCTTTTATAAATCAATCTAAAAACATTTTAATAACTTTTACCTCAGCACTCCTAGTTATTGAAGGAAATATTACTTTAGGAATGATGTTGTCCATTCAATATATTATTGGACAATTAAATGCTCCAATTAGTCAATTAGTAGGCTTTATTCAATCTACTCAAGATGCTAAAATAAGTTTAGAACGTTTAGGGGAAATTCATGACAAAGAAGATGAAGAAAGTAAGGACAAACACTTAGTTTCAACTATAAAACCAAATCAGTCTCTAAATATTAATAATATTACATATAGATATTTAGGAAGTGATGAGAATGTTATAAAAGGTATCAATATGCAAATTCCTGCAAATAAAATTACAGCTATTGTAGGGGCTAGTGGAAGTGGTAAAACAACTTTAATGAAAATTCTTTTAAAATTTTACGATATTGATAAAGGATCTATCATGTACGGTGAGCATTATCTAAATGCTATTTCTCATAAATCGTGGCGTGCCAATTGTGGGGTAGTAATGCAAGAGGGCTATATCTTTAATGACACTATTGCATACAATATTGCTATTGGAGAGGACAGTATAGACCAAGAACGCTTAATAGAGGCAGTAAAAGTAGCTAACATTTATGACTTTATACAATCTTTACCTCTAGGGTTTAATACTAAAATAGGAAATGAAGGTGTTGGTGTAAGTACAGGCCAAAAACAACGTTTATTTATTGCTAGAGCTGTGTATAAAAGCCCTGAATTGCTCTTTTTTGATGAGGCTACTTCTGCTTTAGATGCAAAGAACGAAAGAATTATTATGGAAAATTTAAATAATTTTTTCAAAAACAAGACCGTTATTATTATTGCTCATCGATTAAGTACTGTAAAAAATGCAGATCAGATAATTGTAATTGACGATGGAAAAGTGAAAGAATCAGGAAAACATCGTGAGTTGATAGAACAACAAGGCACATATTACAGTTTAGTTAAAAATCAATTAGAATTAGAAAAATTAAGTACAGATAACGATGCCTAA
- a CDS encoding TlpA family protein disulfide reductase, protein MEYIKTKNVFIKSLFNLLLSSLFLLACNSKKKENIKPIESNSAIIIINNPLEKKLELEYTNSKGSSYNISKVKNDTFEIKLNKRTYLSIRTKRNLTSIRRRSSPYLAYNLNIFSNDTLKINTTIKKDSVFFTNSSRTEYSNTLKEISLVKENRELDSIKKSLYKYRNNPQLFNKTYTDILQKKYAIYVSQLKLIDSLIKNNDKSIKINSIRDEINYRYYLAFFRDLQATKSHSILDSLYDDKYVNKKILLNSNFKIEYIKNFVTSLSIHINDKKISYNPIEVNNKLDTYFNNEDLKIARKFSVINITFKNIDTGRIYYNRYMEEYDDLDFKSYYNYLLKNLSESRDKPVEIKTNFNLNITSLDNEKGVSLNKIIKENKGKVILIDFWASWCKPCRISFPSVNKLIKEYSNKDFTCIFLSIDVKKDKWKKAVKKEKLTNYKNSYVVSGKNKDFMKQINLKYIPRYILINKNGEIVAPYAPKPKSKDLRNLIDKYLK, encoded by the coding sequence ATGGAATATATTAAAACAAAAAACGTGTTTATTAAATCTCTTTTTAACTTATTACTAAGTAGTTTGTTTTTACTAGCCTGTAATTCTAAAAAGAAAGAAAATATAAAACCAATTGAAAGTAATTCGGCTATAATAATTATAAATAATCCTTTAGAAAAGAAGTTGGAATTAGAATACACGAATAGCAAAGGCTCCAGTTATAATATTTCAAAAGTAAAAAATGATACCTTTGAAATTAAATTAAATAAAAGAACTTATTTAAGCATTAGAACTAAAAGAAATTTAACAAGTATTAGGCGTAGAAGCAGTCCATATTTAGCATATAATCTTAATATTTTCTCTAATGATACTCTTAAAATAAACACAACAATAAAAAAAGACTCTGTCTTTTTCACAAATTCGTCAAGAACAGAATATTCAAATACCTTGAAAGAAATAAGTTTAGTTAAAGAAAATAGAGAATTAGATTCTATAAAAAAAAGCTTATATAAATACAGAAACAACCCCCAATTATTTAATAAAACTTATACAGATATACTCCAAAAAAAATACGCTATTTACGTTTCTCAACTAAAATTAATAGATAGCCTAATAAAAAATAATGATAAATCCATTAAAATAAATTCTATAAGAGATGAAATTAACTATCGTTATTATTTAGCCTTTTTCAGAGACTTACAGGCTACTAAATCGCATTCTATATTAGATTCTTTATATGATGACAAATATGTAAATAAAAAAATTCTTCTCAACAGTAATTTTAAAATTGAATATATAAAAAATTTTGTAACATCCTTATCAATACATATTAACGATAAAAAAATTAGTTATAATCCGATAGAAGTAAATAACAAACTAGATACTTATTTTAATAATGAAGATTTAAAAATTGCAAGAAAATTTTCTGTTATAAATATTACTTTTAAAAATATTGACACAGGTAGAATCTATTACAACAGGTATATGGAAGAATATGACGATTTAGATTTTAAATCTTATTACAACTACCTATTAAAAAATTTATCAGAATCTAGAGACAAGCCTGTAGAAATTAAAACTAACTTTAATTTAAATATAACTTCATTAGATAATGAAAAAGGGGTTTCGTTAAATAAAATAATTAAAGAGAATAAAGGCAAGGTCATTTTAATAGATTTTTGGGCTAGTTGGTGTAAGCCTTGTAGAATATCTTTTCCTAGCGTAAATAAACTAATTAAAGAATATTCTAACAAAGATTTTACATGCATCTTTTTATCTATAGATGTAAAAAAAGATAAATGGAAAAAAGCAGTTAAAAAAGAAAAACTAACCAACTATAAAAATAGTTATGTTGTTTCTGGGAAAAATAAAGATTTTATGAAACAAATAAACTTAAAATACATACCTAGATATATCTTAATTAATAAGAATGGAGAAATAGTTGCTCCTTACGCACCAAAACCAAAGAGCAAAGATTTAAGAAACTTAATAGACAAATATTTAAAATAA
- a CDS encoding TlpA family protein disulfide reductase: MKLKDVIYLIVFSLLLNCKKNTLPQKESLTSNNFIEKSDSKLNKVLITGTTDDITAFKYLNIMNNTYLFGRSHLDVKKEIFSDSLHMVLNSIEKPLFSEIVAFSDKILYRGWVFLIPGDTINIKIKNGVMKFFGKNAILNNYWSEMNIATPEYAKTPYRGDLKLYKKNVKSIYEKKVFFLNQYIKKHHIQSELFIYTINTDLKHEYLSTLINPKNIKARTEGYYLSDSDGVILIAQKEADKKSEVIIDLSNYFENIFVEEFKDINALNNSVFFKDNINTYISNYFLNSKFLAYSKEKFLAEKEFIQKNFEGEIENYAIARMIRNYHLKGFGKSINTIEILEKSINEYEDKFTKPSYIEYMNDIKEDLKSYDFELSETALNSKFININGDTLTLNKIFARSKNRIKVIDFWATWCPPCIKQIKEGKPFKDRLQVENNVEWIYISPEKDYQKWLKKNKEFEHVLNFNNSFFLLKGLKSSLASSFKVKEIPRYVIFDKNNKIVLNSAPSPSDQKNFERIIDGIENKE, encoded by the coding sequence ATGAAATTAAAAGATGTTATTTATTTAATAGTTTTTTCACTATTACTTAATTGTAAGAAAAATACTTTGCCCCAAAAAGAATCTTTAACATCAAATAACTTTATTGAAAAGAGTGACTCTAAATTAAATAAAGTTCTTATAACGGGTACAACTGATGATATAACCGCATTTAAGTATTTAAATATTATGAATAATACTTATTTATTTGGTAGAAGTCATCTAGATGTAAAAAAAGAAATTTTTTCTGATTCATTACATATGGTTTTGAATTCAATTGAGAAACCATTATTTTCAGAGATAGTTGCTTTTTCAGATAAGATCTTATATCGTGGTTGGGTTTTTCTAATTCCAGGTGATACAATCAATATAAAAATAAAAAACGGAGTAATGAAGTTTTTTGGTAAAAATGCTATTCTAAATAATTATTGGTCAGAAATGAATATTGCAACCCCTGAATATGCTAAAACCCCTTATCGAGGAGACTTAAAGCTTTACAAAAAAAATGTAAAATCTATTTATGAGAAAAAAGTTTTTTTTTTAAATCAATATATTAAAAAACATCATATACAATCTGAATTATTTATTTATACTATAAATACTGATCTTAAACACGAATATTTATCTACACTTATCAACCCAAAAAATATAAAAGCAAGGACAGAGGGTTACTACTTAAGTGACAGTGATGGAGTAATACTAATAGCTCAAAAAGAGGCGGATAAAAAATCGGAAGTTATTATTGATTTATCTAACTATTTTGAGAATATTTTCGTTGAAGAGTTCAAAGATATAAATGCTCTTAATAATAGCGTTTTCTTTAAAGATAATATTAACACCTACATAAGTAATTATTTCCTCAACTCAAAATTTTTAGCATATTCAAAAGAAAAATTTTTAGCAGAAAAAGAATTTATTCAGAAAAACTTTGAAGGTGAAATAGAAAATTATGCCATTGCTAGAATGATACGAAATTATCATTTAAAAGGATTTGGTAAAAGTATAAACACTATAGAAATTTTAGAAAAATCAATTAATGAATATGAGGATAAATTTACAAAGCCCTCATATATTGAGTATATGAATGATATAAAAGAAGATTTAAAATCATATGATTTCGAGTTATCAGAAACAGCTTTAAATAGTAAGTTTATCAACATTAATGGAGATACCTTGACTTTAAATAAAATTTTTGCCCGTTCAAAAAATAGAATAAAGGTTATTGACTTTTGGGCAACTTGGTGTCCTCCTTGTATAAAACAAATTAAAGAAGGCAAACCTTTTAAAGATCGTCTTCAGGTTGAAAATAATGTTGAATGGATCTATATATCGCCTGAAAAGGACTATCAAAAATGGTTAAAAAAGAATAAAGAATTTGAACATGTTTTAAATTTTAATAACTCCTTTTTTCTTTTAAAAGGACTTAAGTCTTCATTGGCAAGTTCTTTTAAAGTTAAAGAGATTCCACGATATGTTATTTTTGATAAAAACAATAAAATAGTATTGAATAGTGCACCATCGCCTTCAGACCAAAAAAATTTTGAAAGAATTATCGACGGTATAGAAAATAAGGAATAA
- a CDS encoding cysteine peptidase family C39 domain-containing protein, with amino-acid sequence MDNCIHATKRILNILNVKNTKKYIEDNIISHPEYPSLLVVSDTLEKYNIETLAIKIDKEKLDSIPLPFIVQVKNHGTSVFFVIKNILENEIEYYDDKNKLVKTSKDDFSKKWTGVCLLAEKNQDSKEVDIEKKVLSSRILKGLKICIVVFTLFWLSINLRNSEANTTLTSISFIGVYTILKIIGLITSGMLLWFDVDQYNPTLQNFCTGGNKKIDCNSVLTSKHSKILNGFLSLSELSFSYFFGTLFFLIISAFSYSSLSISSLLSFTAIPIIIISIYYQAVIIKQWCKFCIITQAVLVSEILISFFGELYKSSLQLETLPIFLVLLLIPILVWKQIKPLLEQEKETNLHKRALKKIKNNPNVLEGLLLKSKKIETPTKGLGISITNKTAKYNVVKVCNPYCGPCAKAHPILEDLVHKGIINLQVLFTAKADEKDKKFKPVAHFLEIDEQGNKTKTQQALDDWYSANKKEYDLFANKHPIKTELIKQKEKIKAMNSWCTIENITATPTIFINGNQLPKEYKIEDLTEVLQ; translated from the coding sequence ATGGATAATTGCATACACGCTACAAAAAGAATTTTAAATATTCTTAATGTTAAAAACACTAAAAAATACATAGAAGACAATATAATTTCTCATCCAGAATATCCAAGTTTACTAGTAGTTTCTGATACTCTAGAAAAATACAATATAGAAACTTTAGCGATAAAAATTGATAAAGAAAAACTAGACAGTATACCTTTACCTTTTATTGTGCAAGTAAAAAATCATGGGACATCTGTCTTTTTTGTTATAAAAAATATATTAGAAAATGAGATTGAATATTATGATGACAAAAACAAACTTGTAAAAACTTCTAAAGACGATTTTTCAAAAAAATGGACTGGTGTTTGTTTATTAGCTGAAAAAAATCAAGATTCTAAAGAAGTTGACATTGAGAAAAAAGTCTTATCATCTAGGATTCTAAAAGGGTTAAAAATATGTATTGTAGTATTTACACTATTTTGGTTATCAATTAACTTACGAAACTCAGAAGCAAACACTACTTTAACATCCATAAGTTTCATTGGAGTTTATACAATTCTAAAAATAATTGGCTTAATAACAAGCGGTATGTTGCTGTGGTTTGATGTTGACCAATACAACCCTACTTTACAAAATTTCTGCACAGGTGGTAATAAAAAAATAGATTGTAATTCTGTATTAACCTCTAAACATTCAAAAATACTTAATGGTTTTTTAAGTTTAAGTGAATTAAGTTTTTCCTATTTTTTTGGTACTTTATTCTTTTTAATAATATCAGCATTTTCATATTCATCGCTATCTATAAGTAGCCTACTTAGTTTTACTGCTATACCAATAATTATTATTTCTATATACTATCAAGCTGTAATTATTAAGCAATGGTGTAAATTTTGTATCATTACTCAAGCTGTTTTAGTTTCAGAAATTCTTATTTCGTTTTTCGGAGAGTTATACAAATCAAGTTTACAACTAGAAACACTTCCTATTTTTTTAGTTCTATTATTAATTCCTATTTTAGTTTGGAAACAGATAAAACCTCTATTAGAACAAGAAAAGGAAACTAATCTGCACAAAAGAGCCCTTAAAAAAATAAAGAACAATCCTAATGTACTTGAAGGCTTGTTACTAAAATCTAAAAAAATAGAAACCCCAACAAAAGGTTTGGGTATTTCTATTACTAATAAAACAGCAAAATATAATGTTGTAAAAGTGTGTAACCCCTATTGTGGTCCTTGTGCAAAAGCACATCCTATTTTAGAAGACTTGGTTCATAAAGGCATTATTAATCTACAAGTATTATTTACGGCCAAAGCTGATGAAAAAGATAAAAAGTTTAAACCTGTAGCTCATTTTTTAGAGATAGATGAACAAGGTAATAAAACTAAAACGCAACAAGCATTAGACGATTGGTATTCTGCAAATAAAAAAGAGTATGACTTATTTGCAAATAAACACCCAATAAAAACAGAATTAATAAAACAAAAAGAAAAAATAAAAGCTATGAATTCTTGGTGTACTATTGAAAATATAACAGCTACCCCAACCATTTTTATTAATGGAAATCAATTACCAAAAGAATACAAGATAGAAGATCTAACAGAAGTATTGCAATAA